In Lates calcarifer isolate ASB-BC8 linkage group LG21, TLL_Latcal_v3, whole genome shotgun sequence, a single window of DNA contains:
- the zbtb44 gene encoding zinc finger and BTB domain-containing protein 44 isoform X2, translated as MGVKTFTHSSTSHSQEMLEKLNALRNEGHLCDVTIRVQDKLFLAHKVVLACCSEFFRSKLVGRPEEEDKFVLDLHHVTVSGFAPLLEYAYTSTLSISTENIIDVLAAASYMQMFAVASTCSEFMKSSILWSPGNNNNNNMAADKPHESTQESASSNCALTPLDGSVSPVSSDCSVMERNVPICRESRRKRKSFITMASPESPLKCTTQIVTTSPQIPNPSPSFSDTTAQPVESSLAFPWTFPFGIDRRFHSDKSKLPESPRCLEQGTPGTSEVVVGRRLSDFLTCESSKAVSSPVTAEEEDVRVKVERLSDEEVQEASSQPVSASQSSLSDQQTVPGSEQVQEELLISPQSSSIGSMDEGVSEGLPSMQSTSNAGGHAEDDERLEGIQYPYHLYISPSARPGTNGPDRPFQCPTCGVRFTRIQNLKQHMLIHSGIKPFQCDRCGKKFTRAYSLKMHRLKHEVISSCPTT; from the exons ATGGGGGTCAAAACCTTCACCCACAGCTCGACCTCCCACAGCCAGGAGATGCTGGAGAAGCTAAATGCTTTACGTAACGAGGGACACTTATGTGATGTCACCATCCGTGTGCAAGACAAGCTCTTCCTGGCCCACAAAGTGGTCCTTGCCTGCTGCAGTGAATTCTTCCGCTCCAAACTGGTGGGCCGGCCGGAGGAAGAGGACAAGTTTGTGTTGGACCTTCATCATGTGACTGTTAGTGGTTTTGCTCCTCTGTTAGAATATGCTTACACGTCTACCCTCTCCATCAGCACTGAGAATATCATTGACGTCCTGGCGGCTGCAAGTTATATGCAGATGTTTGCTGTGGCGAGCACATGTTCAGAGTTCATGAAGTCAAGTATTCTGTGGAGCCCGggtaacaacaataacaacaacatggCAGCAGATAAACCGCATGAATCAACACAAGAGAGCGCCTCATCAAACTGTGCCCTGACGCCACTGGACGGCAGTGTGTCACCTGTGTCTTCAGACTGCAGCGTGATGGAGAGAAACGTTCCTATATGCCGTGAATCACGACGGAAACGCAAGAGCTTTATAACAATGGCATCACCTGAGAGTCCACTCAAATGCACTACACAGATTGTCACCACGTCCCCTCAGATCCCCAATCCATCCCCTTCATTCTCAGACACCACAGCTCAGCCTGTGGAGTCCTCCCTGGCCTTTCCATGGACTTTCCCATTTGGAATTGACCGGAGGTTCCATTCGGACAAATCAAAGCTCCCTGAGAGCCCTCGTTGTTTAGAGCAGGGCACTCCAGGGACCTCAGAGGTGGTGGTTGGTCGGCGGCTCAGCGACTTCCTGACATGCGAGAGCTCCAAGGCAGTGTCATCGccagtgacagcagaggaggaagatgtgAGGGTCAAGGTGGAGCGTCTTAGCGATGAGGAGGTCCAGGAGGCATCCTCTCAACCGGTCAGTGCCTCCCAGAGCTCGCTGAGTGACCAGCAGACGGTGCCAGGGAGTGAACAAGTCCAGGAGGAGCTCCTCATCAGTCCACAGTCCTCCTCTATAG GGTCGATGGATGAGGGAGTGTCTGAGGGCTTGCCGTCAATGCAGAGCACATCTAACGCTGGAGGACATGCAGAAGATGATGAAAG GTTGGAAGGTATTCAGTATCCGTATCACCTCTATATCAGCCCTTCAGCCCGACCTGGCACCAATGGCCCGGACCGGCCCTTTCAGTGTCCAACCTGCGGAGTCAGATTTACACGCATTCAAAATCTTAAGCAGCACATGCTCATACACTCCG GCATTAAGCCTTTCCAGTGTGACCGCTGTGGGAAAAAGTTCACACGGGCCTACTCCCTAAAGATGCATCGGCTGAAGCACGAAG